ATGAAGAGATCTACATGACCCAACCACCAGGGTTTGAGCAACACTCAGCTAATGGTCGTCCACTTGTTTGCAAGCTGTGAAAGGCCCTTTATGGCCTTAAACAGGCTCCTCGTGCATGGTTTCATAAGATGCGAGAGTTCTTGATGGCTGTTGAATTTGTTGCATCTAAGGATGATAATTCTCTCTTCATTCAGCAAGAAGGGCCTCATTTTCTCTATGTCCTcgtatatgttgatgatataaTAGTCACTGGCACCAACTCTCTTGCTATTGATAGTTTTGTCAAGGATCTTGATGTTCATTTTTCCTTGAAAGACTTGGGCCACTTGAACTATTTTCTTGGAATCAAGGTAACACACACTCCGCATGGTACTTTGTTAAGccaaaaaaagtatattttggAGCTACTTCAACGGGCTTCTATGGAAATGTCCAAAGCTTCTCCTACTCCAATGGTAAGCACATGCTGACTGTCTGTCTATGAAGGAAACCCAATAGAGGATGAACGTTTGTTGAGAAGAATTGTGGGTGCCTTACAATATGTAGTCATAATAAGGCCAAATATTGCCTTCTCGGTCAACAAGGTATGTCAGTATATGCACAAGCCTTTAGATACACATTTCAAGGTTGTCAAACAGATTTCAAGATACCTACAAAGGACACTAGAGTATACTCGTAATTCAAAACTTCTTCTCGAAGGCTATTTTGATGAGAGTTGGGGTTCAGACATTGATGACCGCCGATCTACTTCTGGCTTTTGTGTCTTTCTTGGTGGGAATTCGATTTCTTGGAGTTCCAAGAAGCAACAAGTGGTTTTGAGATCCACAGCAGAGGCCGAATATTGAAGCTTGGCTAATGTCACTGCGGAAATAGAGTGGATTCGGTCTATGTTGATAGAATAGGTGTTTCAATTCAAAGTAAGACACTGGTTTGGTGCGATAGTTCTGCTGCCATTACTGTAGCAAACAATCCTGTCATGCACTCCAAGTTCAAACACGTAGAGTTAGACTTATTTTTTGTGAGAGAAAATATGGTGAATGGCTCGTTGCAAGTTGGTCACATCTCTGGACAGGATCAAATTGCTGATATTTTGACCAAGCCTTTGTCAGTAGGGCTATTCGACAAATTTAGGAGAAAACTTGGAGTGGTTTCCATAGGAAGGGATGTCATACAAAAGCAAGGAAAGTCTCATACTGAATATTTAAAAGAAGTATTAAGTTGACTTATATCTTTTTATACATAGTTTAGAATTATTAATAACTATTATTGAATccttaa
The nucleotide sequence above comes from Gossypium raimondii isolate GPD5lz chromosome 13, ASM2569854v1, whole genome shotgun sequence. Encoded proteins:
- the LOC128036124 gene encoding uncharacterized mitochondrial protein AtMg00810-like, with translation MREFLMAVEFVASKDDNSLFIQQEGPHFLYVLVYVDDIIVTGTNSLAIDSFVKDLDVHFSLKDLGHLNYFLGIKVTHTPHGNPIEDERLLRRIVGALQYVVIIRPNIAFSVNKVCQYMHKPLDTHFKVVKQISRYLQRTLEYTRNSKLLLEGYFDESWGSDIDDRRSTSGFCVFLGGNSISWSSKKQQVVLRSTAEAEY